One uncultured Draconibacterium sp. genomic window, AAAACAGCTGTTCTTAATGAAAAGAACAGCTGTTAATAGAGAAATGGTATTTAAATAGGTTTACTCTATAATATGTAATGGTTTTTAGTACGAATCTGCAGACGGAACTTTCAAACTTTCGTCGTATTCCAGCGTTGGATCGAAACACCAAAGATCGTCGTAATAGTAACTTGAACTGCGGCCTGTTGCAATATAACCTTGCGAGTTAATTACAAAACCAACTGCATTGGTCCTTGCTGAACCTTCAAATGATGTTCTTTCTTCCCATAAATCTGTTTGTGGATCGTACGCCCAAATATTTGTAAGCATCGATCCAACGCTTCCGGTTGCCAAATAACCAATGCCGTCAATCGTGTATCCAACTCCGTCGATACGTGCAATTGTAGTGTAATCGTCGTCGTAACTTAAATCGTCGTCGCTATCCGAAATCTCACGTTTTTCTGTCCACAAACCTGTTGACGGATCGTATTCAAAAATATCGTCTAAATAAACGCCGTTATCAATTCCTGAAACAATATAAGCTTTCCCGTCGATTACAAACGATGCTGCATCACGTCTTTTTGGTCCCGAAAAACTTACGATCATTTCCCATGAGTCAGAAGCCGGATCGTAGGAGTAAAAATCTTTTAAATGATTGCCGTCGTATCCGCAACCCACATATCCTTTGTTATTAATGGCAAAACTGCTTGCTCCGTAGCGGGCGCTCCCCATAAAATCGGCTACTTGTTTCCAGCTGTCAGTGGTCGGGTCGTATTCCCAGAAATCGTTTAACTCGTCATCGCCATCGTAACCGGTACCTACATAACCTTTGCCGTTTGCTGTAAAAGCAACAGCTCCGTTTCGGGCAACTCCGGGAAAGTCAGCAATTGCCGACCAGTTATTCGTTGTGGCATCGTATTTCGAAAAATCAGATAAACGGTCGTCACCATCGTAACCTGTTCCAATGTATGCGATATCGTTAATTACAAAACAAACCGCATCACTTCGTCCGTCGGAAACCGTGTATGCCTTTCTCCACCAATCGCCCTCTGTAATATCGTCATCGTCATCGCTTCCGCACGAAACAAGTATAAAGGTGCTTAGCAAAAGGAATAAAAGGAATTTAGTATTCTTCATCATCATGACTTTTTTATTTAAAAAATGGTTTAAAATTCTTTTTTTCTCACGCAAACCTAAGTTACCAATGGTTGATAAAAAAGGAATTTGGACTAAGCGCTGATAAGTATAGATGAAACCGTGATCTTTATCTTTTTATCGCGATAAATGTCGGATTTATCGATGTTTTGTAGTTAAAAAGTTCTAAAAGCGCGACATATCGTGGGTTTGTCTGTTTCAATGGGCAATTAGTATATAATCTTTTTTCACCAGCTTTTTCTTTTCTTCTTTTGAGCCGAAAACAGAAAAGAAGATGAAGAGTAAAACAATTATTTATTTGTTAGGACTTTTAATGTTGTTATCGTGCGAAAGTGAGGAAGATCTGTTGATTTCGCTGGGTGATAATTTTATAAATTCAGAAACTACCGTAGCGCTTGTAGATACCTTGTCGGTTGAGCTTTCTACTTTTAAACTCGATTCGGTTGCTACATCGGGCACAGGTTATATGCTGGTTGGAAAATACAGCGATTTGTACCTGGGCGAAGTACGTGCAACCGGGTATTTACAAATTGATTATCCGACCACTGTTGATGTGGATGATGACGAAATATTTGATTCAATTTGTATTGAATTACCTTACAGCGGTATGGCGTATGGCGATACTCTGGCATACCAAACAATTAGTTTGCACCGTGTTTTAGCCGACATTGAACCCGCGGATGAGGACGAAAGTAACTTGTACAACACAACATCGTTCCCTTATGACGAGGAAGCCCTGGCTGTTAAAACATTTCGGGCAAAACCCAACAAATACGAAAATTTGGAAATTCGTTTGGCGGATGAACTTGGGACAGAGTTTCTGGATCTTTTAAAAGATGAGAACGATGGAATTGATGGCTCGAGTGATTTTATCGAGTATTTTAAAGGACTGGCATTTAAAGGAAGTGAGAATAATACTGCTCTTTTGTCTTTTACCGCCGACACTACCTTAAAAATAGTTTTATACACACATTTAATAGGTGAAGAGAAAACAGATCATACTTTTACTTTTCCGCTAAGCTCCAGCTGCGAACAATTTAATTCCATTTCGAATGATGTGTCCGGATTACCTGTTGAAAATGTAATCACTCAGCGCGAAGAAATAAGTTCGGATTACCTGAGTAAAATGGCTTATTTACAGGCCGGTATGGGATACATTCCCCGGGTTGATTTTCCATCGTTGGGAAAAATACTCGAGGTTGATCATAAAAACTACCTCTACAAAGCGGTGTTGGTAATGCGGCCTGTAATAAACAAAGAAGATGATGTGGCATTGCCCGAAAACTTAATTCTGTATACAACCGACAAACATAATAACGTTGTTTCTGAGCTAAGCGATGATGATGGGAATACGGTGTATGGCAATTACTATTACGACGAGTATTATAACGAAAATACATACTATTCGTTTGATGTAACCGATTTTTTATACGATGAACTGGCTGACAATTATGTTGATCCGGATAACGGTCTCCTAATAATGTTTGGTACTACCGAATTTAAAGGTTCGTTAAGCAGGATTGTTTTTGATGGCCGCGAAGGAACAAGTTATCGCCCTTACCTGAATTTGTATTATGTATTTTATGATTAGTCAATTCAGTCAAAGCCTTCTTTTTATTTTCATAAACAGTAGTAAATATATGATCGATCAAATAAAATTACAAACAAAGCAAATAATTGTATTTCTTTTGGTTTTGGCCGGAGGTAGTTCTCAGGGGCAAAATACGGTATCTCCGTATTCAATTTTTGGCCCCGGCGAAATTCAGAACAAAGGTTTTGGAACCAACAAAGGCATGGGAGGAGCAGGAATTGCTCTTGAATCGGGGAATTATTTAAACAACCTGAATCCTGCATCGTACGCGGGAATGGACAGTTTGCGTTTAATTGTGGAATTAGGGCTTGAAGGAAAAGCTTACGGTATAAATACAAGCAAAGACAGTTATACCGGTTTTAATGCTAATTTGGCCTACCTGGCACTCGGGTTTAAATACACACCCTGGCTGGCTGGTTCGTTTGGTGTGGTTCCGTTTTCGAGTATTGGCTACTCCATCGACCGCATAAATTATGTGGAGGGATTAAATCAGCCATATACTTCTAATTATGTGGGAAGTGGCGGAATCAGTCAGTTTTATTTTTCGAATGCAGCGCGTTTGGGAAAACATTTGTCGCTGGGTGCCACTGTTTCGTATATGTTTGGCTCGCTTATTCAGGAAGAAAACCTTGAACAGACTGACGTTGTTCCTGATATAATGATTGAAAGAAAGGATTACTTGCGAAGTATGTATTTTGATTTTGGTTTGCAGTACAAATTCAGCACGCAATGCCAAACGTATTCCATGGGAGTAACGTATGCTTTCGAGCAAAGCTTAAACTCCAACCACATTGTTAATTTGTACAACAGTAGCAGCACACTTTTGCAGGGTTACAGCGAAAAAACCGATTATTTGGTTGTGCCTCAAATTATAGGAGCCGGTTTTGGTGTAAAAGGGAAACGATACAGTCTGGCTCTTGATTACACCTTTCAGGGATGGGCAGGAATTAGTTATCCTATTCAGTACAATGAATTTGTTGACTCGCACAAATTTGCCATGGGAATGGAACTTAATCCCTGGGATCATCGGGCAATAAACTCGTTCTATAAAAACTGGACGTATCGTTTTGGTGTAAATTACGAATCGTCGTACTTAACTTTTGGAAATTCAACCATTAAAGACCGAAGTGTTACACTTGGCCTGGGAATTCCATTATACGGAGCATTATCGAAAATTGATTTTTCGGTAACCGGCGGTATAAACGGAACTGTTTCGAATAAACTGATTCAGGAAAAATACCTTATGTTTAATCTTGGAGTTAGTTTAAACGAGATTGCATTTATAAAACGTAAGATTGACTAGGGGAGAAACAAAGATTTGTGCATGTGTGATTTGCCCCGGTTTATGGAATTGGTTTTCAGAAAATAAAAACTGATTTGTCACTAAAAAAGGTAATTACGTTTTATACATAATTGCCTTTTCTTGTGGTTATAATCATTGGTGTCCGATAAACATGAAACAGATTCCTCTCCCATAGCTCCCCAAAACCGTAACACATTGTCATTCTGAGAGTCTCCCCGTTTTTTTGAATAGGCAAAATGAGAAAATGACAGAGATGCTGAAACAAGTTCAGCATGACGTTTCAGGGAAATTACAGTATAAGTTAAGAACGTCACCCTGAATTTATTTCAGGGTCTACTTGTCAAATGGCTAATAGTTTATAATAAAAGATGCTGAATCCGTCAGCTGACGGACAGGATGAGGTGAAAGTAAAAATTATGATTTAATACGATTATTCATAAATCTAAAATCAGATACGAAGTTCTTCCATTTTTTCATTAAAAATATGACGGTAACTTTCTCCAATTGGTATGTGTTTGTCGTGTATCATCACCTGCGTTTTATTAATCGAATTAATGTGGTCGAGCCCAACAATATACGATTTATGGATGCGTGAGAATTTATCGGCAGGTAAATTTTGCTGCAGCTTTTTTAATGAATTTAATGTAATAACCGGTTTGTCTTTTTGCGAGGTGTATATTTTTATATAGTCTTTTAAACCTTCGATGTATAAAATTTCATTTACACGAATGAGCAGCGTTTTGTAATCGGTTTTTACCAAAACGGTTTTGTTTTGCTGAGCGACTTGTTCCGATTTTTCGAATGCAGAAATTTCCCTTTTTGTAGCAAGCGAATTGTTTTCGTAAGCTTTGTTTGCTGTTCGCAAAAAACGATCGAAAGTAACAGGTTTAAGTAAAAAATCGATGGCATTTAAATTATAGGCTTCAACTGCCAGTTCCGGAGTATCTGAAATAAAAACAACCATGGGTTTGTGTTCGAGGCTTTTTACAAAATCAATTCCGGATACACGCTGTAATTCTGTATCCACAAAAATGATGTCGATTTTACGGCTTTGTAAAATTTCGTAAGCATCGAAAACAGAGGAGCAAAAAGAAATCAAATTAAAATAAGGCACCAGGTTCAAATATTCTTTGATCTGATTTTGTGCATGTGGCTTTTCAATTAATATACAATTCATTCTTGGGCTGGTTTTCTATGTTTCTTGTTTTCTACAGAATGTTTAAAGAGCTTCTGCAATTTATGAACTAATACAGATGAAAGTTAATTTACCATACCGAAAAAAACTTAAGATGTCTTAACGGGTGTTAAAGTTGCGCCTCAAAACGTATTATTTCGGTTTAAAAAGTAGGGTGAAGTTTATAACGAAATCGAAATTCAGCACAAAAATGGTAGCACTGTTTTTGTTGAAACTAGTTGTCAAAATCGAAAATTAACAAAAAAGTTAAGGGTTAAATCCTGGGCTTTCACTAAAGTTGTTTCTCTGAAATCGTTGTTGTGAATGTTAAAATCACGCACGTAAATATCCAGGTAGTTTTCGGTGTTAAAGGCATTTAAAATGGAAATGCCGGGTTTTATATTTACTTTTTTTATGTTAAAGTTATAATTGAGCGAAAAGTCCACCCTAAAATAATCGGGAAGTCGCTTGTACGTTCGAATGGTGTTGAAATTGTCATCCTTCTCGCTCGATTCAATGTACGGATGCCCTGTTGTATACAGAGTTAGTGACGAAAAATTCCACTTGTTGTAGGTGTAAATATTCGTCCATTTTAGTTCGTGGGTTTGGTCGAAACTTGCCGGAATATTTTCGCCATCGTTAATTTCGCTGAAATTTCGGGTTGCCTTGCTATACGAGTAAGCCAGCCAGCTGGTAAAATTGGTGTTTTCGTATTTTGCCAGAAAATCAATTCCATATGCTGTTCCGTTACCCGAAATAAATTTACTTGAAATCGGATTTTCGGGTGGTGCAACTGGTGGAGTGCCATCGTCCTGACGATCGCGGTTTGCAAAAAACAAATACTCCTGCAAGCCGTCAACTGTTTTGTAATAGGCCTCTACATCAAAAAAGAGCCGTTTGGTTTCAAAACTGGTACCAATAATATAGTGGTTCGACGATACAACAGGATGATCGGCCCCGTCGGCCAGTACCCAAAAATCACGGTTGTAACCATAATCCTGTTCACTAGCCGATTTGTTTAAAAACTGGAAATAGCGACCGGTTGCCATTTTAAATTTTAGCTGGTCGGAAACTTTAAAGTTGGCGGCAAGCCGTGGTTCAAAATAGATTTTTTTAGTGGGTTCGTATAAATTTAAACGCACCCCCGGTTTTATAACAAGTCTATCGCTTACAGTAATTTCATCTTGTAAAAATGTGTTAAACAAAAAGGCCGAACTTTTTAAACTGTTGTACACGAAGTCTTTATCGGCATCCTTGTAAAACGAAAACTCGTTGTATTTGGTCGCGATTCCAAATTTTAACTGGTGGTTCTGATTCAAAAAGTAAGTGTTTTGCAACGAAATAAAATAATCAATCAGCTTGTTTTCCTCGTTGGTAATTTGGTCTTCAGGAGTTGTAGTTGCATTGGCACTATCTTCAAAACTGGTGTAATTTGAATAGTTGTTGTAGTAACCCGAATGCCCCAATTGCAGATGCGTAAAATACTTTGTTCCGAATTGTTTTTTCCACGAAAATCCCAGTCCGTAATTGCCCCACTCGTTGTTGTCTTCCGTATTTATTTGTACAAAATTTTTGTCCGAATTATTGGTGCTGCTTAAATTGTCTTTGGCACCGTACACACTAAACGAAAAATTCTCGGTCTCGTTTGGCGACCAGGTAAGTTTTGTATTAAAATCACCAAAATAGAATTTGGGTTGAATAACGTTGTCAGCTTCCGGAAAACGTTGGGTTTGCCCAAATTTATCGGCAAGAATGGCGTCAGCCAGCCAGCTCGAATACACATCGGCATACGAGCGCCGAGCCGCGGCAACTAAAGTTAGTTTTTTCGATAATGGAAGTTCGGCAGTAAGGTTGGCACTGATCATATTTATGCCTCCATAAAATTGTGGTTCGGTTTTATTTCCCGACTTTCCGGTAATGTCTATTATTCCCGAAACACGTTCTCCGTAACGCGAATCAAAACCACCCCGGTACACCTGAATGTCTTTCACAACATTCGGATTGAGTGCGGAAAATACTCCAAAAAAGTGATCGAGATTATAGAGAGTAAAACCATCGTAAATAACCAGGTTTTGGTCGGCCGAACTACCTCGAATATTTAGCTGCGAAGAGTTCTCACGGGCACTAATTCCGGGTAAAAACTGCAAGGACCGGAATATATCCGTTTCTCCATAGTTTGGCAGGTCGGAAAAACGGTGTGGATTATAGGTAAAATGTCCTGCGTCATCGGCAACTTTTAGCATCTCCAAACTATTCCCCTGAATGTTTATGGTTTCTATGTTTTGCGATTTCCGAATCAGTTTAAGCTGCAAGGGATGCATAAGTTGAGTGATGTTAACAATTGTATCGAGGGTTTTGTACCCCAGGTATCTGATTTGAAAATAAGCTTCTTCCGATTCTTGTACTTCCATGCTAAATGTTCCGTCAACAGTGGAAGGAATAAAGCGGTTTTTGTCCCATATAAAAACCGAGGCGTATGGAAGACGCTCGCCGGTGGCCAGGTCAGAAATTGTTCCTGAAATTCGTTTTGTTGCCCTTTGTTGCTGCTGTTTTTCGACAGGAGGAATACGAATTAGCCAGGTATTGTATTTGTATTCGGCAACGTATTTAGTACCCGATAAAATGGTATTTAGTATTGAACTAATTTCACCGGAATTGATGCTGGCCGATGTTTTGAATTGATCGAGACTAGTGTTGTCAAAAGCAATTCTGATATTGGTTTCTTTGGCTACTTCGGCAAGTGCCTGCGAAACGCTGGTGTTATTAAAATTAAACTGAAAATGCTGGGAAAAACCAGCATAAGGACTTGTGATTAAAACAATAAAAAGAAGAACGCAAAAACGCCATTTATTGATTTTCGGATATTTTAATTTTAGTGTTTTCAATCTCATAACTTAAGCCCATCGGAATACAAATAACATCTAATGCTTCGTTTAAGTTTTCGTTTGAAAAATCGATGGTTGCTTTGCGTTTTTTGTCGCCTTCAAAGCTAACCGAAACATTAAATTGCCGTTCCAACTCCGCGAAAATAGCATCAAGTTGGCTTTCTTCAAAATGGCAAACTCCATCTTTCCACATTGCTGTGTTTTCGATCGACTCCGATTTTGACTTTGTAAGTTCTGTTTTGTTTAATTCCACCTTTTCTCCGGGCGTTATAATTTGCTCACTGTTTTTGGACGAAACCTTTACTCTGCCCGAGATACAGCTTACCCAGAATTCTTCGCCACGCGAGAAAACATTTAATTGAGTACCTAAAACTTCAACTGTTCCGTTTTTTGTTTTAATTATGAATTGGTCACCTTTTTTAACATTGAAATAAGCTTCGCCTTTTAATTTTAGTTGCCTTTCTTTATTAAAACGTTTTTTATTCCAGGTCATTTGCGATCCTGCATTTAAAATTACATCCGATCCGTCGGGAAGCGTTAATTCGGTTTGTTGTGCAAAATCGGTTTTTGTATGCACCATTTCCCAGGTAGCCGGTAAAAATCTGAATCCGATTAGTATAATAATTACTGCAGCAGCAACCTGAAGATAGCGTTTTATTGCAAAAGTTCGGGTAGGTGTGGTCTCCTCAATTTTAGTAAGCAGCATATCCAATGCTTCTTTTTGAGTTCTGCCTTCAGGAGGAACGAGCCCACTTGCCATTTGCAGGATTTTCTCCTCCGAATTCATTTGTCTGAATTCTTCCTGCGACATGTTATTTTCGGAATTGTTCTTCATCCTGTTAAATTTTATATTCAATCGTTTCTTTAAGTTCACTTAGTGCATTTTTCATGCGCTTTTCAACGGCTTTAACGCTTAGCTCAAGGTTCTCTGCAATTTGTTTGTAGGTTAAACCATCAATTCTGTTCATTAAAAAAACTGTTCGGTTTTTCTCATTCAGTTTTTCAATTGCACCTTGCAATTTGGCTTCAAATTCTTTTAGCTCCAGTTCAAACTCAGGCGAACTGTTGTTAAACTCATGTTTGTAATTATTTGCGAACTCAAACACAACCTGCTGATGTTCGAATCGGTTTTTGCACAAGTTGCCGGCAATGGTATAAAGAAGGGCTTTTACTGTTTTGGGCCTTATCTCTTCGCGTTTCTCCCAGATTTTTACGAATGTATCCTGCACCACATCTTCGGCTACCTCCATGTCACCCGTTTTGTAATAAACATAGTTTTTTACAGGCTGGTACATTTCGTTAAACAGTTCAACAAATTCGCTTTTCTTTAAAACCGGCATAGAAACAGTTATTTTCTGTAATTGATGCGAAATTAATCAATTTACACTACATATACAGCCGGTGGAAAGTATACCCTACTTTTACAAAAAAGGCCCGCATTGTTTGCGAGCCCGGTAAAAATGTTGTTTAATTTATTATTCGTTCGAAACAGGTTTTATTTCGATCATTTTAACGCCAAAAATTAATGTTTGGAAGGAACCAATGTAGCCGTAGCCCGATGCTCCATACGCTAAATCCGAGGATATGATAAACTCGGCTTCCATATTTGTGTTCATCAGCGAAAGTGCTTCGTTAAAACCTGATATTAGTGACTGTTCGCCATAGACAAACTCCCATACTCCATCTGTTGACCAATCGTCAGAATCGTCAAACATGGAGCCATCGCTTAAATAACCTTCGTAATTTATTGAAACGGTGTCGCCAATTTTTGCAAAATCTCCTTCTCCCGCTTCATGAATAATGTAGTACACACCGCTTGCAGTTGTATCTACATCGTAACCATCAGCAATTAAAGTCTGAATTAATTCGTTCAG contains:
- a CDS encoding kelch repeat-containing protein, with the protein product MMMKNTKFLLFLLLSTFILVSCGSDDDDDITEGDWWRKAYTVSDGRSDAVCFVINDIAYIGTGYDGDDRLSDFSKYDATTNNWSAIADFPGVARNGAVAFTANGKGYVGTGYDGDDELNDFWEYDPTTDSWKQVADFMGSARYGASSFAINNKGYVGCGYDGNHLKDFYSYDPASDSWEMIVSFSGPKRRDAASFVIDGKAYIVSGIDNGVYLDDIFEYDPSTGLWTEKREISDSDDDLSYDDDYTTIARIDGVGYTIDGIGYLATGSVGSMLTNIWAYDPQTDLWEERTSFEGSARTNAVGFVINSQGYIATGRSSSYYYDDLWCFDPTLEYDESLKVPSADSY
- a CDS encoding DUF4270 family protein; protein product: MKSKTIIYLLGLLMLLSCESEEDLLISLGDNFINSETTVALVDTLSVELSTFKLDSVATSGTGYMLVGKYSDLYLGEVRATGYLQIDYPTTVDVDDDEIFDSICIELPYSGMAYGDTLAYQTISLHRVLADIEPADEDESNLYNTTSFPYDEEALAVKTFRAKPNKYENLEIRLADELGTEFLDLLKDENDGIDGSSDFIEYFKGLAFKGSENNTALLSFTADTTLKIVLYTHLIGEEKTDHTFTFPLSSSCEQFNSISNDVSGLPVENVITQREEISSDYLSKMAYLQAGMGYIPRVDFPSLGKILEVDHKNYLYKAVLVMRPVINKEDDVALPENLILYTTDKHNNVVSELSDDDGNTVYGNYYYDEYYNENTYYSFDVTDFLYDELADNYVDPDNGLLIMFGTTEFKGSLSRIVFDGREGTSYRPYLNLYYVFYD
- a CDS encoding LytTR family DNA-binding domain-containing protein, with protein sequence MNCILIEKPHAQNQIKEYLNLVPYFNLISFCSSVFDAYEILQSRKIDIIFVDTELQRVSGIDFVKSLEHKPMVVFISDTPELAVEAYNLNAIDFLLKPVTFDRFLRTANKAYENNSLATKREISAFEKSEQVAQQNKTVLVKTDYKTLLIRVNEILYIEGLKDYIKIYTSQKDKPVITLNSLKKLQQNLPADKFSRIHKSYIVGLDHINSINKTQVMIHDKHIPIGESYRHIFNEKMEELRI
- a CDS encoding TonB-dependent receptor — encoded protein: MKTLKLKYPKINKWRFCVLLFIVLITSPYAGFSQHFQFNFNNTSVSQALAEVAKETNIRIAFDNTSLDQFKTSASINSGEISSILNTILSGTKYVAEYKYNTWLIRIPPVEKQQQQRATKRISGTISDLATGERLPYASVFIWDKNRFIPSTVDGTFSMEVQESEEAYFQIRYLGYKTLDTIVNITQLMHPLQLKLIRKSQNIETINIQGNSLEMLKVADDAGHFTYNPHRFSDLPNYGETDIFRSLQFLPGISARENSSQLNIRGSSADQNLVIYDGFTLYNLDHFFGVFSALNPNVVKDIQVYRGGFDSRYGERVSGIIDITGKSGNKTEPQFYGGINMISANLTAELPLSKKLTLVAAARRSYADVYSSWLADAILADKFGQTQRFPEADNVIQPKFYFGDFNTKLTWSPNETENFSFSVYGAKDNLSSTNNSDKNFVQINTEDNNEWGNYGLGFSWKKQFGTKYFTHLQLGHSGYYNNYSNYTSFEDSANATTTPEDQITNEENKLIDYFISLQNTYFLNQNHQLKFGIATKYNEFSFYKDADKDFVYNSLKSSAFLFNTFLQDEITVSDRLVIKPGVRLNLYEPTKKIYFEPRLAANFKVSDQLKFKMATGRYFQFLNKSASEQDYGYNRDFWVLADGADHPVVSSNHYIIGTSFETKRLFFDVEAYYKTVDGLQEYLFFANRDRQDDGTPPVAPPENPISSKFISGNGTAYGIDFLAKYENTNFTSWLAYSYSKATRNFSEINDGENIPASFDQTHELKWTNIYTYNKWNFSSLTLYTTGHPYIESSEKDDNFNTIRTYKRLPDYFRVDFSLNYNFNIKKVNIKPGISILNAFNTENYLDIYVRDFNIHNNDFRETTLVKAQDLTLNFFVNFRF
- a CDS encoding FecR domain-containing protein codes for the protein MKNNSENNMSQEEFRQMNSEEKILQMASGLVPPEGRTQKEALDMLLTKIEETTPTRTFAIKRYLQVAAAVIIILIGFRFLPATWEMVHTKTDFAQQTELTLPDGSDVILNAGSQMTWNKKRFNKERQLKLKGEAYFNVKKGDQFIIKTKNGTVEVLGTQLNVFSRGEEFWVSCISGRVKVSSKNSEQIITPGEKVELNKTELTKSKSESIENTAMWKDGVCHFEESQLDAIFAELERQFNVSVSFEGDKKRKATIDFSNENLNEALDVICIPMGLSYEIENTKIKISENQ
- a CDS encoding RNA polymerase sigma-70 factor; the protein is MPVLKKSEFVELFNEMYQPVKNYVYYKTGDMEVAEDVVQDTFVKIWEKREEIRPKTVKALLYTIAGNLCKNRFEHQQVVFEFANNYKHEFNNSSPEFELELKEFEAKLQGAIEKLNEKNRTVFLMNRIDGLTYKQIAENLELSVKAVEKRMKNALSELKETIEYKI
- a CDS encoding FKBP-type peptidyl-prolyl cis-trans isomerase, with protein sequence MKNIKSLSFGVLLSVLFFTSCIKDNSEIRTYNDEMVELNELIQTLIADGYDVDTTASGVYYIIHEAGEGDFAKIGDTVSINYEGYLSDGSMFDDSDDWSTDGVWEFVYGEQSLISGFNEALSLMNTNMEAEFIISSDLAYGASGYGYIGSFQTLIFGVKMIEIKPVSNE